CTGCTTTTGAGGGCGAAATTCGCACAAGAGATGCTGGGCTTTATAATAGAATTGAAAGCGATTTGCCTAGCATAGCAGCAAATCTAAGTGCTAACAAAGCTAACTTAGAGGACATTATTTTGGGCATAGAAGCACTTAATTTAAACGCTGGATATAATGCCATTGATGTAGCACTAGTGCTAATTAGAGAGGGCTTAGAGGCACTTTTAATCATAATTGCACTTTTTGCGGCTTTAAAAACTAGCACAAAAGCTAAGGTTGCAATTAGCTTGGGCTCTGGGCTTGGAGTAGTGCTTAGCGTAGCTACTGCCGTGCTTTTAGCCACATTATTGCCACTTGATAATGCAGATGTTGATAGAGAGATTTTAGAAGGCTTTGTAGGCATTGTGGCTGTGGGTGTGATGGTCTTTATCATCGCTTGGCTACATAGCAAATCTAGCGCGAAGGCTTGGGAGCAATTTGTGAAAAATCAAGCAAAAATCCTAGCTGGCGGTAGCGTGCTTTGCCTTGGTGGGCTTGCCTTTTTGGCTGTGTTTAGAGAGGGGGCTGAGACGATTTTGTTCTACGCTGCAATGCTGCCAAAGACTGAGATAACGCACTTTGGCGGTGGTTTGGTGCTTGGCGTTATAGTGCTAGCAATTTTTGCTTATTTTATGGATTATATCACCAAAAAAATCCCTATGCGACATATTTTTAGAGTGATGAGTTTGCTACTTTATGCGCTAGGATTTAAGATTTTGGGCATGAGCGTTCATGGACTTGAGCTTACTGGTGTGACTACTAGCACGATTATTTCAGCTTTACCTAGCATTTCATTTATCGGCTTTTATAACAGCATAGAGAGTATTAGCGCGCAAGTTATTTATATCTTAGCGGTTTTAGCACTTTTTGCCTTTTCTAGCTTAAAAGAGCAAAAAAGCACGCTAAGAGTAGCTAGGGCGTAAAACTCTGCTAGGGAATTCTAGAATTCCCTAGCGTTTTACTATTTTTTTAATAAAAAAACCAAAATTTGGTAAATTCGTAACAATTAAAACTTAAAATTTATCTTTACTTACTCAATCAAGGCAAAATTTGTGTTATAATTTTGCGATATTTTTTATGAGGCAAAAATAATGAAAAAGTTAAACGGCTCACAAATGATAAGCGAAGCACTTCACGCTGAGGGCGTAGAGGTAGTATTTGGCTATCCAGGCGGTGCAGCGTTAAATATCTATGATGAAACATATAAGCAAGATTATTTTACTCACATTCTAGCTCGCCACGAACAAGGTGCTGTTCACGCAGCTGATGGCTACGCTAGGGCTTCTGGCAAGGTTGGAGTTGCTTTTGTAACCAGCGGTCCAGGCTTTACAAACGCTGTTACAGCAATAGCTACTGCGTATTGCGATAGCGTGCCTTTGGTGCTAATAAGCGGTCAGGTAGCTTTGCCACTTGTTGGTTCTGATGCTTTTCAAGAAATAGATGCGGTGGGAATCTCTCGCCCTTGTACTAAGCATAACTTTTTGGTAAAAAGCATAGATGAATTGCCAAAAATCCTAAAACAAGCCTTTTATATAGCTCGCTCAGGTCGCCCAGGCCCAGTTCATGTAGATATCCCAAAGGACATCACAGCAGCAGTTGGTGAGTTTATATATCCAGAAGATATTTATATGCAAACCTACAAACCAACTCTAAAAGGTCATCCATATCAAATAAAAAAAGCTTGTGAGGCTATAAAAGAGGCAAAAAGACCGATTGCTTACATAGGCGGTGGAGCTATTAGTTCTGGTGCTAGCGAACTTGTTAGGGAATTTGTAGAAAAAACCGGCATGCCAGTAGTGCAAACTCTAATGGCACTTGGCGTAGTAGATGCTAATGATGAAAGAAACCTTGGAATGGTAGGTATGCACGGCAGCTACGCAGCAAATATGGCTTTAAGCGAGGCTGATTTAATAATCGCACTTGGCGCAAGATTTGATGATAGAGTTACTGGAAATGTAAAAGAGTTTGCCAAATCAGCAAAGATAATTCACATAGACATAGATCCAGCAAGCATAGATAAAATCATACACTCAGACTATCCTATCGTTGGCGATCTAGCTAGCGTGCTAGAACAAGTGCTAGAAAAGCTCTCTTGCGATAAAGAAGCTCTAAAGCCTTGGCTAGAGCAAATAAAAGTATACAACAACCTTCATCCACTAAGCTACAAAGATAGCAAAGATGGCGAGGCTCTAAAGCCTCAGTGGGTAATACAAGAACTTAGCAATACTCTGCCAAAAGATGCTATAATAGCAACCGATGTTGGTCAACATCAAATGTGGACAGCGCAGTTTTTTAAGTTTTGCCGTCCTAGAGCCTTGCTTACATCAGGTGGACTTGGTACTATGGGCTTTGGCTTGCCAGCTGCTATGGGAGCTGCCTGGGCTGTAGATGATAAAAAAACCCCAGTTGTCGCAATCAGTGGTGATGGCGGTGTGCTAATGAATATCCAAGAGCTAATGACACTAAGCGAACATGGCAAAAGAGTGATA
Above is a genomic segment from Campylobacter magnus containing:
- a CDS encoding FTR1 family iron permease; this encodes MKKYILVLLLICASVFGQQLSLSSFFVRISDSLDCAKANDFSCVRVQLSAFELSFNALEQSSSPAARGVKMALNTAKKELSSASLEALSIALVAFEKEQNPINYQALIKNFEKKVMPAFRAFEAATPNGELGELGLVYKKLYDAWQRNERVVGDLSSAHYGKIETAMAMYRLAMLNEPMDRAAMSEQAGLIKGYLAEFLAGKYQNASSENGGASGLLAGLAGLKTALDNIGKDDKKAKAEILSFITAWPAFEGEIRTRDAGLYNRIESDLPSIAANLSANKANLEDIILGIEALNLNAGYNAIDVALVLIREGLEALLIIIALFAALKTSTKAKVAISLGSGLGVVLSVATAVLLATLLPLDNADVDREILEGFVGIVAVGVMVFIIAWLHSKSSAKAWEQFVKNQAKILAGGSVLCLGGLAFLAVFREGAETILFYAAMLPKTEITHFGGGLVLGVIVLAIFAYFMDYITKKIPMRHIFRVMSLLLYALGFKILGMSVHGLELTGVTTSTIISALPSISFIGFYNSIESISAQVIYILAVLALFAFSSLKEQKSTLRVARA
- a CDS encoding acetolactate synthase large subunit — protein: MKKLNGSQMISEALHAEGVEVVFGYPGGAALNIYDETYKQDYFTHILARHEQGAVHAADGYARASGKVGVAFVTSGPGFTNAVTAIATAYCDSVPLVLISGQVALPLVGSDAFQEIDAVGISRPCTKHNFLVKSIDELPKILKQAFYIARSGRPGPVHVDIPKDITAAVGEFIYPEDIYMQTYKPTLKGHPYQIKKACEAIKEAKRPIAYIGGGAISSGASELVREFVEKTGMPVVQTLMALGVVDANDERNLGMVGMHGSYAANMALSEADLIIALGARFDDRVTGNVKEFAKSAKIIHIDIDPASIDKIIHSDYPIVGDLASVLEQVLEKLSCDKEALKPWLEQIKVYNNLHPLSYKDSKDGEALKPQWVIQELSNTLPKDAIIATDVGQHQMWTAQFFKFCRPRALLTSGGLGTMGFGLPAAMGAAWAVDDKKTPVVAISGDGGVLMNIQELMTLSEHGKRVINIVLNNNFLGMVRQWQSLFYDSRLSSVDLVKQPDFVMLAKAFGLEGYSVSDKVGFKSALEAALKSDKSCVIEVKIERFENVLPMVAPGAAIYNMVLE